A portion of the bacterium genome contains these proteins:
- a CDS encoding peptidyl-prolyl cis-trans isomerase: MGGILLATIAAGNAVAAGKANPMVVIATSMGEIKVELYADKAPETVKNFLAYVKAGYYDGTIFHRVIPGFMVQGGGLTADMRDKREGQLAPIKNESANGLRNDTGTLAMARTSVPDSATSQFFINTKNNDFLNRERAQDGVGYAVFGKVVGGMDVVQKIEKVQTTTRGQHRDVPTEAVTIKSAKIVEE; this comes from the coding sequence ATGGGTGGCATCCTACTGGCAACCATTGCTGCCGGGAATGCGGTTGCCGCCGGAAAGGCGAATCCGATGGTCGTGATCGCGACGTCAATGGGTGAGATAAAGGTCGAGCTGTATGCCGACAAGGCGCCAGAAACGGTGAAGAACTTCCTTGCCTACGTGAAAGCCGGCTACTACGACGGAACGATCTTCCACCGCGTCATCCCGGGCTTCATGGTGCAGGGGGGCGGGCTCACCGCAGACATGCGCGACAAACGCGAAGGGCAGCTGGCGCCCATCAAGAACGAATCCGCGAACGGCCTTCGAAACGACACGGGCACGCTCGCCATGGCACGGACTTCGGTTCCCGACAGCGCGACGTCGCAGTTCTTCATCAACACGAAGAACAACGACTTCCTGAACCGGGAGAGAGCCCAAGACGGCGTGGGCTACGCGGTATTTGGTAAGGTCGTAGGCGGGATGGACGTGGTTCAGAAGATCGAGAAGGTACAAACCACCACGCGCGGTCAGCACCGCGACGTGCCGACCGAGGCCGTCACGATCAAGTCAGCGAAGATCGTCGAGGAGTAG
- a CDS encoding TIGR00282 family metallophosphoesterase — MRILFLGDVVGRPGRRAIARIIRRLTSEAGVEFVVANGENASNGKGLNARGAEELQDAGVDVVTSGNHIWQHRDIIPYMGENARILRPLNFAPDVPGRGWVVRESRRSGVPVAVINLIGRTFMAPADCPFRAVDGILEEVTAQARVVLVDMHGEATSEKVGMGWFLDGRVSAVLGSHTHVQTADEAILPKGTAHLSDAGMCGPERSILGVRPDQVLDRFLHQMPGRFDVADGGPVLVQGAVVDVDVASGKATAIARVRERVEG, encoded by the coding sequence ATGCGTATCCTGTTCCTCGGCGACGTCGTCGGCCGCCCTGGCCGGCGAGCGATCGCTCGCATCATTCGCCGCCTGACCAGCGAGGCGGGCGTGGAGTTCGTCGTCGCGAACGGCGAGAATGCCTCGAACGGCAAGGGGCTCAATGCCCGTGGGGCCGAGGAGCTCCAGGACGCCGGGGTCGACGTCGTCACGTCCGGCAATCACATCTGGCAGCATCGTGACATCATTCCGTACATGGGCGAGAACGCCCGCATCCTGCGACCGCTCAACTTCGCCCCCGACGTCCCGGGGCGGGGCTGGGTCGTGCGCGAATCGCGTCGCAGCGGCGTGCCGGTAGCCGTGATCAATTTGATCGGCCGTACGTTCATGGCGCCCGCCGACTGCCCGTTCCGCGCGGTCGACGGCATCCTCGAGGAGGTCACGGCGCAGGCGCGTGTCGTCCTCGTCGACATGCACGGCGAAGCGACCTCGGAGAAGGTCGGCATGGGGTGGTTCCTCGATGGCAGGGTGTCAGCGGTCTTGGGAAGCCACACGCACGTCCAGACGGCGGACGAGGCGATCCTGCCGAAAGGCACCGCCCATTTGAGCGACGCCGGCATGTGCGGTCCCGAGCGTTCGATCCTCGGCGTCCGCCCGGATCAGGTGCTCGACCGGTTCCTGCATCAGATGCCCGGGCGGTTCGACGTCGCCGATGGCGGCCCGGTCTTGGTGCAGGGTGCCGTGGTCGATGTCGACGTGGCGTCCGGCAAGGCCACCGCGATCGCACGCGTCCGCGAACGGGTAGAGGGATGA
- the rpsF gene encoding 30S ribosomal protein S6: MADRRYETLILIHPDQGEAGAKELLARIRTLMEDQGSTISQVQEWGLRELTYFVAKQKRAFYVLFEYRATPKALTEIERNLKIMDPVLRFVSVRQAENAPPAPLRTVRRPDREDGAEGGDELGADGEMEMMSEGEGS; this comes from the coding sequence ATGGCGGATCGCCGCTATGAAACGCTCATCCTGATCCATCCTGACCAGGGTGAGGCCGGAGCCAAGGAGCTCCTGGCGCGCATCCGGACGCTCATGGAGGATCAGGGAAGCACGATCAGCCAGGTCCAGGAGTGGGGCCTGCGCGAGTTGACGTACTTCGTCGCCAAGCAGAAGCGGGCATTCTACGTTCTGTTCGAATACCGTGCGACGCCGAAGGCCCTGACCGAGATCGAACGCAACCTGAAGATCATGGACCCCGTCCTGCGCTTCGTGTCCGTGCGTCAGGCCGAGAACGCTCCGCCCGCGCCCCTCCGTACCGTGCGTCGGCCGGACCGTGAGGACGGCGCCGAAGGCGGCGACGAGCTCGGCGCCGACGGCGAGATGGAGATGATGAGCGAAGGGGAGGGCTCCTGA
- a CDS encoding 50S ribosomal protein L25 yields MQTVEITIERRTERGKGPMRRLRAAGRVPAILYGPNRETAAIVCSHEQVERRLAHLEGSHLIRLVHAGGAADAEIHERMVLVRDMQRHPVTGAVLHADFFEVDLTERLRVSVPLHFVGKAAGVVAGGILQPVLREVEVECLPTEIPEFIEVDVSPLGIHDAIHAGDLKLPEGTSIAGDVTSTVVTVLPPTVEAAGGQGAAEGGEAGTEAKAESKKGGEGAG; encoded by the coding sequence ATGCAAACGGTTGAGATCACCATCGAGCGGCGAACGGAGCGGGGGAAGGGGCCGATGCGACGCCTGCGTGCCGCCGGCAGGGTGCCGGCGATCCTCTACGGCCCCAACCGCGAGACGGCCGCGATCGTATGCTCGCATGAGCAGGTCGAGCGTCGGCTGGCGCATCTCGAGGGATCGCATCTGATCCGTCTGGTGCATGCAGGCGGCGCGGCCGACGCGGAGATCCACGAGCGCATGGTGCTCGTGCGTGACATGCAACGTCACCCGGTCACGGGCGCCGTGTTGCACGCCGACTTCTTCGAGGTCGATCTCACCGAGCGGCTCCGCGTGTCGGTGCCGCTCCACTTCGTCGGCAAGGCTGCTGGCGTCGTCGCGGGCGGCATTCTCCAGCCGGTGCTGCGCGAGGTGGAGGTCGAGTGCCTGCCGACCGAGATCCCCGAGTTCATCGAGGTCGACGTGTCGCCGCTCGGCATCCACGACGCCATCCATGCGGGCGATCTGAAGCTGCCGGAAGGAACCTCCATCGCTGGCGACGTCACGTCGACGGTCGTGACGGTGCTGCCGCCCACGGTCGAGGCCGCCGGCGGCCAGGGGGCTGCCGAAGGTGGCGAAGCCGGCACCGAGGCCAAGGCCGAGTCGAAAAAAGGTGGCGAGGGGGCGGGGTGA
- a CDS encoding ribose-phosphate pyrophosphokinase, with translation MKDEIKLFTGNSNRPLAEAISRYVGVPLGGAEIGRFSDGEVQVEITENVRGGDVFVVQSTSMPTNDNIMELLLMLDAFKRASAKRITAVIPYYGYARQDRKVAPRVPISAKLIADLITAAGASRVLTVDLHAGQIQGFFNVPVDNVYATPVLLQYVRECLGDRPATVVSPDAGGVERARAFAKRLDANLAIIDKRRARANEVAEMQIIGDVGDRVAVIVDDIIDTAGTLCTAADAVRAAGASRVFACATHAVLSGPATGRIENSGIDELVVTDSIPIRSEVAKLTKLKVLSVASLLGEAIRRTHDEASISSLFI, from the coding sequence GTGAAGGACGAGATCAAACTCTTTACGGGCAACTCGAATCGCCCGTTGGCCGAGGCCATAAGTCGCTATGTCGGGGTTCCCCTCGGCGGCGCCGAGATCGGGCGGTTCAGCGACGGAGAGGTCCAGGTCGAGATCACCGAGAACGTCCGCGGCGGGGATGTGTTCGTCGTGCAGTCGACCTCGATGCCGACGAACGACAACATCATGGAGCTCCTGCTGATGCTCGACGCGTTCAAGCGAGCATCGGCGAAGCGCATCACCGCCGTGATCCCGTACTACGGGTACGCGCGACAAGATCGCAAAGTGGCGCCCCGCGTTCCTATCAGTGCGAAGCTGATCGCCGATCTCATTACCGCTGCCGGCGCATCGCGAGTCCTCACGGTCGACCTGCATGCCGGACAGATTCAGGGCTTTTTCAACGTGCCCGTCGACAACGTGTACGCTACGCCAGTTCTGCTCCAGTATGTGCGCGAGTGTCTCGGTGACCGCCCGGCTACGGTAGTGTCGCCCGACGCGGGCGGCGTCGAGCGGGCGCGCGCATTCGCGAAGCGCCTCGACGCCAACCTTGCAATCATCGACAAGCGTCGTGCGCGTGCGAACGAGGTCGCGGAGATGCAGATCATCGGCGACGTCGGTGATCGCGTCGCCGTGATCGTCGACGACATCATCGACACCGCCGGGACGTTGTGCACCGCGGCGGACGCCGTGCGGGCGGCTGGCGCATCGCGCGTATTCGCATGCGCCACCCATGCCGTGCTCTCCGGTCCCGCAACCGGCCGGATCGAGAACTCCGGAATCGACGAGCTCGTCGTTACCGACAGCATCCCGATCCGGTCCGAGGTCGCCAAGCTCACCAAGCTGAAGGTGCTCTCCGTCGCGTCGCTTCTCGGCGAGGCCATCCGCCGGACGCACGACGAGGCGTCGATCAGCTCGCTCTTCATCTGA
- a CDS encoding deoxyguanosinetriphosphate triphosphohydrolase: MFTREALETREADGLAPWAMASRDSRGRRLPEPEHPLRMAFQRDRDRIIHSTAFRRLEYKTQVFVNHEGDYYRTRLTHTMEAAQVTRTLARSLGLNEDLAEAVALAHDLGHTPFGHAGERTLDRLMEPYGGFEHNAQSLRIVEVLEERYPSFRGLNLTWEVREGIVKHSTRYDRPQVQEYDASLAPCLEAQIVDFADEIAYNAHDVDDGLKSGMLDSEDLATVPLWADALAAVTAEAASAPATILHYQAVRRLIDWMATDLTSTLLERIDRAGITSLDGVRAVKPRLVDFSPAMTAKHQALKTFLYDRLYTHHRVTRMTQKADRIMTALFEVYMHEPRQLPPHVLRRVRENGETVPRVIADYIAGMTDRFALEEYKKLFDPYERV; this comes from the coding sequence ATGTTCACCCGCGAGGCCCTGGAGACGCGGGAAGCGGATGGCCTTGCGCCGTGGGCCATGGCGAGCCGGGATTCACGGGGACGACGTCTCCCCGAGCCCGAGCATCCGCTGCGCATGGCCTTCCAGCGGGACCGCGACCGTATCATCCACTCCACGGCCTTCCGGCGTCTGGAGTACAAGACCCAGGTCTTCGTGAATCACGAGGGCGACTACTACCGGACCCGCCTCACGCACACGATGGAGGCGGCCCAAGTCACCCGTACCCTGGCACGCTCCCTCGGGCTCAACGAGGACCTGGCGGAGGCGGTCGCCCTCGCGCACGACCTCGGCCATACGCCGTTCGGGCACGCCGGCGAACGCACCCTCGATCGCCTCATGGAGCCGTACGGCGGCTTCGAGCACAACGCCCAGAGCCTGCGTATCGTCGAGGTCCTCGAAGAACGCTACCCGAGCTTCCGTGGCCTGAACCTGACCTGGGAGGTCCGGGAGGGCATCGTCAAGCATTCGACGCGCTACGATCGGCCGCAGGTCCAGGAGTACGACGCCTCGCTCGCGCCCTGCCTCGAGGCGCAGATCGTCGATTTCGCGGACGAGATCGCCTACAACGCGCACGACGTCGACGACGGCCTCAAGTCCGGCATGCTCGACTCCGAGGATCTGGCGACAGTTCCCCTCTGGGCGGATGCGCTGGCTGCGGTCACCGCCGAGGCCGCCTCGGCACCCGCGACGATCCTGCACTATCAGGCCGTCCGGCGTCTGATCGACTGGATGGCGACGGACCTCACCAGTACGCTTCTCGAGCGCATCGACCGTGCGGGCATCACGTCCCTCGACGGCGTGCGCGCCGTGAAGCCCCGCCTGGTCGACTTCTCACCCGCCATGACCGCGAAGCACCAGGCGCTGAAGACGTTTCTCTACGACCGCCTGTACACACATCACCGTGTGACCCGGATGACGCAGAAGGCCGACCGCATCATGACGGCGCTCTTCGAGGTCTACATGCACGAGCCGCGGCAGCTGCCGCCGCACGTGCTCCGGCGCGTCCGGGAGAACGGGGAGACCGTGCCGCGCGTGATCGCGGACTACATCGCCGGCATGACCGACCGCTTCGCGCTCGAGGAGTACAAAAAGCTGTTCGACCCCTACGAGCGCGTCTGA
- the rplI gene encoding 50S ribosomal protein L9: MPVELILRDDVPNLGKIGDVVRVKPGYARNFLLPRGLAVEASSKNLRVLEHQKRVIAVKAERDRKDAEARAKQVEGITLTVQARAGDEGRLFGSVTNIDVERLLAARGVHVDRRRIELDEPIKQLGTYSIAVGIGRDVRATIQLTVEAAGDEAAGG; encoded by the coding sequence ATGCCGGTCGAACTGATCCTTCGCGACGACGTACCCAACCTCGGCAAGATCGGCGACGTGGTCCGGGTGAAGCCGGGCTACGCCCGCAACTTCCTCCTCCCGCGCGGGCTTGCGGTCGAGGCCAGCAGCAAGAACCTGCGCGTGCTCGAGCATCAGAAGCGCGTCATCGCGGTGAAGGCGGAGCGCGACCGCAAGGACGCAGAGGCCCGCGCCAAGCAGGTCGAGGGTATCACCCTGACCGTCCAGGCACGCGCGGGAGACGAGGGCAGGCTCTTCGGCTCGGTGACCAACATCGATGTCGAGCGGTTGCTCGCCGCCCGCGGTGTCCACGTCGATCGACGTCGCATCGAGCTCGACGAGCCGATCAAGCAGCTCGGAACCTACTCGATCGCGGTCGGCATCGGCCGCGACGTCCGTGCGACGATCCAGCTGACCGTCGAGGCCGCCGGCGACGAGGCCGCCGGGGGCTGA
- a CDS encoding tyrosine--tRNA ligase, whose protein sequence is MTGAEQFDVLRRNAVEVYTEAELRERLATGRPLRVKLGVDPTAPDIHLGHTVALQKLRQFQDLGHQAVLIIGDFTARIGDPSGRSATRPQLTPEQIEANATTYLDQLFKVLRREQTEVRRNSEWLGAMGLDDVVRLASRMTVARMLERDDFHRRHRTGSPIGLHEFLYPLLQGWDSVAVGADVEIGGTDQTFNLLVGRDLQRAHDQAQQIAIVLPLLEGLDGQQKMSKSLSNHVGIAEPPEEMYGKLMSISDPLMLRYYDVLSAVAPDRLAAVHAGTVHPLEAKKALAAEIVSRFHGDIAATRAAEFFRGRFQNREANEPEVHELPAGSPDVWIAQLIKDVGFVASTSEARRLVAQGGVRVDGNPVNLDFRFRPGSHKLVAVGRRRLAEIRLRSAE, encoded by the coding sequence ATGACCGGGGCCGAGCAGTTCGACGTGCTGCGCCGCAACGCGGTCGAGGTTTATACCGAGGCCGAGCTTCGCGAACGGCTGGCCACCGGGCGCCCGTTGCGTGTGAAGCTCGGCGTCGATCCGACCGCCCCCGACATTCATCTCGGCCACACCGTCGCCCTCCAGAAGCTCCGCCAGTTCCAGGATCTCGGTCATCAGGCCGTCCTCATCATCGGCGACTTCACCGCGCGTATCGGCGATCCGAGCGGGCGTTCCGCTACGCGCCCGCAGCTCACGCCGGAGCAGATCGAGGCGAACGCCACGACCTATCTGGATCAGCTGTTCAAGGTGCTGCGCCGTGAGCAGACCGAGGTCCGGCGCAACAGCGAATGGCTCGGAGCGATGGGGCTCGACGACGTCGTCCGGCTGGCCTCCCGGATGACCGTCGCGCGCATGCTCGAGCGTGACGACTTCCATCGTCGCCATCGCACCGGAAGCCCCATCGGGCTTCACGAGTTCCTCTATCCGCTGCTCCAGGGATGGGATTCGGTGGCGGTTGGCGCCGACGTCGAGATCGGCGGCACCGACCAGACCTTCAATCTCCTCGTCGGCCGAGATCTCCAGCGTGCCCATGATCAGGCACAGCAGATCGCGATCGTGCTGCCGCTCCTCGAGGGGCTCGACGGTCAACAAAAGATGTCGAAGAGCCTCAGCAATCATGTCGGCATCGCGGAGCCCCCGGAGGAGATGTATGGGAAGCTGATGTCGATCAGCGACCCGCTGATGCTCCGCTACTACGATGTCCTCAGCGCGGTGGCGCCGGATCGGCTCGCCGCGGTGCATGCAGGAACGGTCCACCCTCTCGAGGCGAAAAAGGCACTCGCCGCCGAGATCGTCTCCCGGTTCCACGGGGACATCGCAGCGACGAGAGCGGCTGAGTTCTTCCGCGGGCGCTTCCAGAACCGCGAGGCCAACGAGCCTGAGGTCCATGAGCTGCCCGCTGGCAGCCCCGATGTGTGGATCGCGCAACTCATCAAGGACGTGGGCTTCGTTGCCTCCACGAGCGAGGCTCGCCGGCTGGTCGCCCAGGGCGGCGTCCGTGTGGACGGAAATCCCGTGAACCTGGACTTCCGCTTTCGGCCCGGGTCGCATAAGCTCGTCGCCGTCGGGCGTCGTCGCCTGGCGGAGATCCGGCTGCGCAGCGCAGAGTGA
- the ftsY gene encoding signal recognition particle-docking protein FtsY: MDTGTLLVAAGVAVLAVVLAVILVRHRGGRLASSPEAAPPALGGAERLRRGLLATRERLLGQIDAVLGRGPRPLEAILADLEEVLIAADVGVPTTAALLEHVRAAAAGSADPAVIRDLLRCEIAALVETAPAPLPSATPWVTLVVGVNGVGKTTTIGKLATHHTQEGRKVLIVAADTFRAAAIEQLTVWAERSGADLVRHAAGADPSAVVYDGIRAAVARGIDVVLVDTAGRLHTRSPLMDELKKIRRVIARELPGAPHETLLVLDATTGQNALNQARTFGEAVEVTGVALTKLDGTARGGILLALRHELGLPVHWIGVGEAPDDLRPFDPAAFVAAVLGSADGR; the protein is encoded by the coding sequence ATGGACACCGGGACGCTTCTCGTTGCGGCGGGCGTCGCCGTCCTGGCCGTCGTGCTCGCCGTCATCCTGGTGCGGCACCGGGGCGGGAGACTCGCGTCGTCCCCGGAGGCAGCGCCGCCCGCCCTCGGCGGTGCGGAACGCCTGCGACGCGGGCTCCTCGCGACCCGGGAGCGGTTGCTGGGGCAGATCGATGCGGTTCTCGGACGTGGGCCGCGTCCGCTCGAGGCGATCCTCGCCGATCTCGAGGAGGTGCTCATCGCGGCCGACGTCGGCGTGCCGACGACCGCGGCGCTGCTCGAGCACGTGCGCGCGGCGGCCGCCGGGAGCGCCGATCCGGCGGTGATCCGCGATCTCCTGCGCTGCGAGATCGCGGCGCTCGTCGAGACGGCCCCTGCGCCCCTTCCCAGCGCGACGCCATGGGTGACGCTGGTGGTCGGGGTCAATGGGGTGGGCAAGACGACCACCATCGGCAAGCTCGCCACCCATCATACCCAGGAGGGGCGCAAGGTCCTGATCGTCGCGGCGGATACCTTCCGGGCGGCGGCGATCGAGCAGCTGACGGTATGGGCCGAGCGCAGCGGCGCCGACCTGGTGCGGCACGCCGCCGGGGCGGATCCTTCGGCGGTGGTCTACGACGGCATACGTGCCGCCGTCGCCCGGGGCATCGACGTCGTCCTCGTGGACACGGCTGGACGCCTGCACACGCGCTCCCCGCTCATGGACGAGCTCAAGAAGATACGCCGCGTGATCGCTCGGGAGCTGCCCGGCGCTCCGCACGAAACGTTGCTCGTCCTCGATGCCACCACCGGCCAGAATGCGCTGAACCAGGCGCGGACGTTCGGCGAGGCAGTGGAGGTGACGGGGGTCGCACTGACGAAGCTCGACGGAACCGCACGGGGGGGAATCCTCCTGGCGCTACGCCACGAGCTCGGCCTGCCGGTGCACTGGATCGGCGTCGGCGAAGCGCCAGACGATCTGCGCCCGTTCGATCCCGCCGCCTTCGTCGCGGCCGTCCTGGGGAGCGCCGACGGCCGGTAG
- the rny gene encoding ribonuclease Y translates to MITWTILAAVAGVAVGALVAFALDRARRQRAAQAETSARANAQRLLEDARREAEGHRREAELGAKDVLMQARSEAEREAREQRRELSAQEARLAQKEQGIDRRLEGISQREADIEKREEGVRRREQQTEARKAEADRLADGLRTKLEEVAGLTRDEAREQLLTQMTEEVRGEAAKYVRQIEMEAREEADRRAKKIVSIAIERLSGEFVAERTVKVVALPSDDMKGRIIGREGRNIRAIEAATGVDLIIDDTPEAVVISCHNPIRRELAKLALDRLISDGRIHPGRIEEVVRKAEQELEESIREAGQRAVIELGLHGIHQELVRLVGMLKYRYSYAQNVLGHSIETAFIAGALAAELGLNVKQARRAGLLHDIGKALTHEVEGSHAIVGGEIARKYGESAKIVNAIAAHHEEVKAETILAPLVDAADALSGARPGARREVLESYAKRLEDLERISNSFHGVERSFAVQAGRELRIIVDPGSVPDDQTSMLARDIAKRIEQEMAYPGQIKVTVIRETRASEIAH, encoded by the coding sequence ATGATCACCTGGACGATCCTGGCCGCCGTGGCCGGCGTCGCCGTCGGGGCGCTCGTCGCTTTCGCCCTCGATCGCGCGCGCCGGCAGCGAGCCGCGCAGGCAGAGACCAGCGCGCGGGCGAATGCCCAGCGCCTCCTCGAAGACGCGCGGCGCGAGGCCGAGGGCCACCGCCGCGAGGCCGAGCTGGGCGCCAAAGACGTTCTCATGCAGGCGCGCAGCGAGGCGGAACGCGAGGCGCGGGAGCAACGTCGGGAGCTGAGCGCCCAGGAAGCGCGGCTCGCCCAGAAGGAGCAGGGCATCGATCGGCGCCTGGAGGGGATCTCCCAGCGAGAAGCGGACATCGAGAAGCGCGAGGAGGGCGTCCGACGCCGCGAGCAGCAGACCGAGGCGCGCAAGGCCGAGGCCGATCGTCTCGCCGACGGCCTGCGTACGAAGCTCGAAGAGGTGGCAGGCCTCACCCGCGACGAAGCCCGCGAGCAGCTGCTCACGCAGATGACGGAGGAGGTGCGGGGCGAAGCCGCGAAGTACGTGCGGCAGATCGAGATGGAAGCGCGGGAGGAGGCCGACCGCAGGGCCAAGAAGATCGTCTCGATCGCGATCGAGCGGCTCTCCGGGGAGTTCGTCGCCGAGCGCACCGTCAAGGTCGTGGCGCTGCCGAGCGACGACATGAAGGGACGCATCATCGGGCGGGAGGGTCGCAACATCCGCGCCATCGAGGCCGCCACGGGCGTCGATCTCATCATCGACGACACCCCGGAGGCGGTGGTGATCTCGTGCCACAACCCCATCCGTCGTGAGCTGGCGAAGCTGGCGTTGGATCGTCTCATCTCCGACGGGCGCATCCACCCGGGGCGGATCGAGGAAGTCGTCCGCAAGGCGGAGCAGGAGCTCGAGGAGAGCATTCGCGAGGCGGGGCAGCGTGCAGTGATCGAGCTCGGACTCCACGGCATCCACCAGGAGCTGGTGCGCCTGGTCGGCATGCTGAAGTACCGCTACAGCTACGCCCAGAACGTCCTCGGGCACTCGATCGAGACGGCCTTCATCGCGGGTGCCCTGGCGGCGGAGCTGGGGCTCAACGTCAAGCAGGCGCGCCGGGCAGGTCTTCTGCACGACATCGGCAAGGCGCTCACGCACGAGGTCGAGGGCTCGCACGCGATCGTCGGCGGCGAGATCGCGCGCAAGTACGGCGAGTCCGCGAAGATCGTCAACGCGATCGCGGCGCACCACGAGGAGGTGAAAGCGGAGACGATCTTGGCACCCCTGGTCGACGCGGCGGATGCGTTGTCGGGCGCGCGCCCCGGGGCGCGGCGCGAGGTGCTCGAGAGCTACGCGAAGCGGCTCGAGGACCTCGAGCGGATCAGCAATTCGTTCCACGGGGTCGAGCGCTCGTTCGCGGTGCAGGCAGGGCGCGAGCTGCGGATCATCGTCGACCCGGGGTCGGTGCCGGATGACCAGACGTCGATGCTGGCGCGTGACATTGCCAAGCGGATCGAGCAGGAAATGGCGTATCCGGGGCAGATCAAGGTGACCGTGATCCGCGAAACGCGCGCGAGTGAGATCGCCCACTGA
- the rpsR gene encoding 30S ribosomal protein S18 produces the protein MAKERAAGGRPPRRRGMGRRKVCRFCADRALLIDYKDSRTLGGFLTERGKIIPARITGNCARHQRRLTVAIKQARTVALLPYTTVYP, from the coding sequence ATGGCGAAGGAACGCGCAGCAGGGGGGCGTCCCCCTCGCCGGCGGGGCATGGGGCGACGCAAGGTCTGCCGCTTCTGCGCCGACCGCGCCCTCCTGATCGACTACAAAGATTCGCGCACGCTCGGCGGGTTCCTCACCGAGCGCGGCAAGATCATCCCGGCGCGCATCACGGGCAACTGCGCCCGCCACCAGCGCCGCCTCACCGTGGCCATCAAGCAGGCCCGCACCGTGGCGCTGCTTCCCTACACCACGGTCTATCCCTGA
- a CDS encoding 5-formyltetrahydrofolate cyclo-ligase, with product MGDDQRESKRALRRSLQARPAASGRAVSDAVSRLACERLVRLRHVVEARAVVAYAALDGEIDLRPALGYVAAPAMFWPCLDGETLQFRSAALHELRPSGCHGLLEPAGGARLTGSGAGVVFLVPGVAFDPAGARLGRGAGMYDRALSAFPSAVRIGVTCEARLRPTLPTDRWDVPMHLVVTESRLLGRGATRSMCKETHS from the coding sequence ATGGGGGACGATCAGCGAGAGAGCAAGCGGGCGCTGCGGCGCTCGCTGCAGGCGCGTCCGGCAGCTTCGGGCCGTGCGGTGTCGGATGCGGTGTCGCGTTTGGCGTGCGAGCGCCTGGTGCGCCTGCGGCATGTCGTCGAAGCGCGGGCCGTGGTCGCCTATGCGGCCCTCGACGGGGAGATCGATCTGCGCCCGGCGCTGGGGTACGTCGCGGCCCCGGCAATGTTCTGGCCGTGTCTCGATGGCGAGACGCTCCAGTTCCGGAGCGCCGCGCTACACGAGCTGAGGCCGAGCGGGTGCCACGGGCTTCTCGAGCCCGCCGGCGGCGCTCGGTTGACTGGGTCGGGGGCCGGCGTCGTCTTCCTCGTTCCGGGCGTGGCCTTCGATCCGGCCGGCGCACGCCTCGGGCGCGGCGCCGGGATGTACGATCGTGCCCTGTCCGCCTTTCCCAGTGCTGTCCGCATCGGGGTGACCTGTGAGGCGCGACTGCGTCCCACACTGCCGACCGACCGATGGGACGTTCCCATGCATCTCGTGGTCACGGAGTCCCGCCTGCTGGGACGCGGAGCCACGCGGAGCATGTGCAAGGAGACCCATTCATGA